The window TTGGCCCATTTCTCGGGGGTATACCGGCGGTACATGGCAGCTCGGGATTCCCTGCAGGCAGTCCAGAGACCTGCGTCAATAGCATATGTTGACTGGTTTCCGATGGTCCAGGAAGGGGATGATGGGTTGCCGGAAGACATAGGGGCGCCAAACACATGAAGTTGTTTTTCGCTGACTTTTGCGAGGAGGTACTCGTTGGTGAATTCCTCGGGAACCGGACGGGTGCAGTACGAAGTTGCATCAAAAACGGAGAAATAGTGAACGCCTCGATAGCCCTGGCGGCGAACGGCCTTGTCCCAGATTTCATCTCGAAGCTCGCCAGGGAGTAGTGGGAAGTTGTGAAAGGTTTTCGCAGCCATAGTTGCCAGCGGACGAGTAGCGAGCGGACGAGTAGCGAGCGGGAGCTGAACCTTTTGGTGGTTGGGCGAGGAAGATTTGTTGGCGAGAATTGGCAGCCTCAAGCCGGCAAGAGAGCGCAGAAATCAGTAGCGTGAAGGTCGTTGAAACTTCTTtagggggagagggggggggcgatGGCTCATTTTATAAAGTGATGAAAGTAGTCTTTCTCCGAAAGATGGGAGTGAATGGATTAAGGTTGGTGGGAATCATGGCCAAGGGGCGTTGAGCCACTGCTTCCGCTTCACACCCAAACTCTTCCTCAGGCCTTTACCCCCTTGGTTCAAGCCCGACCGGTCACTCTGCTAGCTCATATTCAGGCAATTACTCTATCAGAACCACTAACGCACCCTACAGAATCGTCAAGGTCACATGCAGTCGGACAAGGTTCAAGAAGGTTCAAATAGGCTAGGACAGGAAGTCCTGCCCTGCTACAGTGTGGCATTGGCTACTAAAAGGGTATCATTGGGTCATTATGTCTAGTGTGTCTTGTGCCGTGTGTAATATCATGCTTTAGCCCTGCCCCGGAGGAAGACCGCATGCCTCTGCGAGTGGTATTTGACATCGGCGGGGTGCAGCGGATTGTAGACGATGCGGCATGTCTTGCACTCCATGAAGGTGGGCTTCGACGAGAGGTTGATTGTGGTCTGCACCGTGGCGACCGGCTTTGGCCGTACTTGTGTTTTTTTGGGGACGGAAGACGATTTCggctcttcttcgtctccaaGCCCGTCGACATTGGCAGTGTCCCAACGTTCTCTCGTGCTTCGTGTCCTTGACCTCAAGCCCTTCCTTAAACCTGGCCTATCGATGTCTCGGTATTCTTCATTGTGGTCTGTCGAGTCTTCCGTCGTGTCCGACGAGGGGTATATGGGCGTGCTAGGCCTCAGCCTCAGCCGGCGGGGCTCTTTCGTCTTTCGGGAAACtgggggcggcgacggcggggtGCTGATCAACTTGTCGGACTCGGACAGCAGGTCGGAGGATTCGGTGGCTGAACTCGAGCGACACGGTTTGAAATAGCTGAGGATGGAGCTCTTGGGTATGTTgcttgatggcggcgcaggcTGTGCAGGAGGAAGCCTCGGGAGGTCTGGCGTACGCGTGGCCGGTTCTGTGTCGACTTTGCGCTTCTTCATCAACGGCCCCGGGCCACTCTCATCTTCGGTCAGGCGCAATCGTTTGCTGTACGTCCGCAGAGTACGCCTGGACAACGTTAGCCCGAAGCGTGACATGTGCGATGGCGAAGATTGGATCGTACCGTTTGTCGGTTGTCGGTCTCAGGAGTTCGCGCTTGGGAGAGCTGTACTGAAGTGAGCCAAGGCAACATCTGAACCGAGGAAGACCACCTACAGCTTTGCATCTTCAACCGGGTCCATCACCCCCGTAAAGAGAATGGGTCGAAGGTGGTAGTGCTCTTGAGCTGCTAGTGCAACCTGCGATGCGGATGTGACGCGACACGCGTGATAGTATTGTTGGAGGGCGCTCGAGATATCAAAGGAATGGAGGATAACAGTGTTGGTCTGGCATGCGAGAAACACTTGGAGAGACTAGAAAAGAAAACCACGCAGTCACCAACAGAAACAAGTAGGCAAAAACCGAAGGGCGTACGCTGGCCGCGGCTGTAATTGTGGTATCTTGTCGCCTTGGTTGAGCGGAAGATGAGCGGCCCATTGCGCTGAGATGGGAGGCCCCACCATAAAAGCGCGCCACGCGAATCATGACGTGGAACCAGACGCGTCCGAGGCGCGTCGCACAGATTCACCCGCGTCATCACGTGTCATCATgtccgtcgtcttcttcgacacAGTGGtttctgctcctcctcttccaagCACTGGCAGGCGGGGTCCCTTTTGAATGCATCCCTTCTGGGGCCGGGGGATCCGGTGCCGTTCGTTGTGGGTCAAATGAGATCCGTCCccgacgccaccgccgcacCGTTTGGAACAGGCTCGACAACTCGAGCAACAAAAAAAGCGCTCAGTCTCAAAAAGTCGACTTGGCATGGGGACCTCGTAATACTTGTCGCATTTCGTGGAGTCAACAACTATGATAGTCCCTTCAATCGCCGCCGTATTCCCTCTTCTGTGTCCTGCGTCTTGGTATTGAGGAGCATTGTCGGCTCTTCTCCCggcttgccgccgccgtcttcgtctttgcCCAACACCCACGTCTGCATCACCTCTTTGATCTCTTCTGGTTCCTTTCGATTTGTTTTGGCCTCCGTCAGCCTCCACACGTAGCCCGAGTAGACGGCGACCTCtgcgacgagaacgaggatGGACCCGGCGAGTGTCAGGAATATGCGCGCGGTAATGTTCCACCAGCGGGCTGCGATCCATATCGTCGCGGCAACGCCGATAATGCTGATGAGAAAGTTGAGAATGACCATCACCTGCTTCTGCACATCGCCGAGcgtggcctcgtcgtcgccattgtCCGACTCGCGCATGGGGCGATTTACTTCAGCAAACGCATGGGCTCTCGTGGTGGCGCTGGGGAATTGCTGAGAGAACTTTTCCATCCGAGATGGCTGCTTCATCATGCGTTGGTATGTTcgttcctcttcttcgcgtcGCAGGCGAGCCATAAGGGCCTTGTACTCGGCGGACTGCATGCAAAGTATCAACAGATTGTGTCTAAACGCGGACGAATGGTTGCCATGACATACAGGCTCTGGCTTTGGGGGTGGCGGAGGGATGTATATCGTGGCCCCTCGGAGCAGTCCTTCCAGGCTGAAGCCATCGACACCCTCACTCCTCAACTCCTTGAATAGGTCGAGTATCTGGCGGTGCGTAATTGGGTTACCGACAATCGGCTTCTCAAGACTGGGctcctcggcttcgggcGTCGCTGCAGAGGGCGAAGGTGCAtccgacgtcgtcgtctggaTTGCTGTGTTCGTCTTCGTGTCCAAGCCTTCCGACTTGTCCCGGTTCGATCTGACCTCAGCCAACTTCTGCAGGCCCTCTGTGATGCAAGGAGTTATTGTAAGGCGTACCATGACTGACGTGGTCTTCGTCCCTCGTGtcgcctcttcttcctgcctGTCTCACGTCGAACGTCGGGTTGATAAAAGACTGGGCGGAGACAAAAGAGAAAGCATCGATGTAAGCTCGGGGTAATGGAAGTGCGTTCGTCCCGCATCCGCAAGTCGCAATGTCAATGTGACGCTCAGTATGAAAGATCCAATGCCCAGCGGAATCCCCAAAGTTCGCATCACAATTGGGGGATTCAACGACTTACAGCCAATCAACAAGCATCAAGCCCCCCACCACTGCTCCCCCAAAAGATCGGTACGTTCCCCCGGCCAAGCTGTTTCTGGGGGGCTGCACCAACCAAGTACCTGTGAAGACCGGTACGTACCTTACCTAAGGTACGCTGTGGGAAAGAATCGGACCCGACATTCTTTGCGAGTTGAATTCTCGGCGCGGGAGGACGAAAATTAGGAGGGAAAAAAGTCGTCGACTCgtatcatcatcatcatcaccctTCCACCGTTCACAGCTTCCAATTGCCGCAATCTCCGGGTTTTGACCAGGTCTAAACGAAACTGATGCTGTCAGTCTCCTTGAAGattctttttctcctccaTTGACACCCCTTTGGAGCATTACCGGAGCCATGCAGCTCCGTTCGGGAGCAGCGGCAGTGCTGCGCAGCACCTCGTCGATAACGTCACgatccctcctctcttcGCCTGCCTCACGATGCGCGCAATGTCGGCGAATCGCCCCTCTCGACCTCCGGTTACCTCTGACCAGCGCGCTGTACCATTCCTCATCAAGACGATCCTCTGCTTGGGGTGCTGCCGTGTCCGTCGCATCCAACATGGCCGCTAACGCAGTCAACCGCGTTATCCCCAAGGGTGACATGCACATCGATCCGCTGCGGACGGTGGCTAAGGAGATGAAGTTTTTGACGGGCAACATTCGAAAGCTTCTGGGTTCCGGCCATCCTTCGCTGGACCGGGTTGCCAAGTACTACACACAGGCCGAGGGCAAGCACATGCGGCCCCTTATCGTCCTGCTCATGTCGAGAGCCACCGCGCTGTGCCCCAAGGGTCCTCGACTGCACTCGGGCCAGGCCATTGGCGGCGTTGACACGGCGATATCCCCTCCCAAtatcctcgtcgacgtcaaccCGAGCTCGCCCCTCACGAGTGCTGCGCCCGAGCCAGCCGAGGTCGACTCTGACATCCTCCCTTCCCAACGAcgcctcgccgagatcaCCGAGCTGATCCACACGGCATCGCTTCTTCACGACGATGTCATCGACCACTCCGTATCGCGCCGCGGATCTCCATCGGCGAACCTCGAGTTCGGCAACAAGATGGCCGTCCTGGCTGGCGACTTCCTCTTGGGCCGCGCATCCGTTGCCCTGGCTCGTTTGCGCAACTCCGAGGTCATTGAGCTACTCGCCACGGTCATCGCCAaccttgtcgagggcgagttTATGCAGCTCAAGAACACCGAGCAGGATGAGCGAAGGCCCGTGTGGTCGGAGGAGACGCTGACCTACTATCTCCAAAAGACGTACCTGAAGACGGCCAGCTTGATTTCCAAATCGTGCCGGGCCTCGGCAATCCTCGGTGGGTCCGATGCCGCTTCGGTCGAGGCGGCGTACGCCTACGGTAAGAACCTGGGTCTCGCATTCCAGCTGGTCGACGACATGCTCGACTACACAAGGAGCGAGAAGGAGCTGGGCAAGCCAGCCGGAGCCGACCTAGAGCTGGGTCTCGCGACGGCCCCGCTACTGTTTGCGTGGAAGACAATGCCGGAGTTGGGTGCGCTCGTTGGCCGGAAGTTTGAGCAGGAGGGCGACGTGGCAAGGGTAAGCAACAAGCCCGTGCGATGCGATACCAATGGACAGCTATTTGTTTGGGCTTGGTTGGAGAAAAGAAGGTTATGACTAACACCGTTTCAGGCACGCGAGCTGGTCCTCCAGAGCGACGGTATCGAGCAGACAAGGGCACTGGCCCAGGATTACTCGGAGCGGGCCATCGCAGCCATCAGCGAGTTCCCCGAcagcgaggccaaggacgggCTTGTTGAAATGGCCGTCAAAGCGTTGAAGAGGACAAAGTAATCAAACTGGGCGGCAATGGCCGACCACCACCATGCCATCCATACCTGTACAAAACGAAGGAGAAACTAAACGAGGGATGCACGCATTATGGTATGTGCATTCGACACACCCTGTATAACAGACCATTGGGCTCTTTACAGAGTACATGTAACGATATTACACATCtagacggcggcgtggggggaagaggaacgGGAACCAATGAGGTAGAATTGGCCACAAACCTTCAGCTCAATAGCATACATAACTTGCTTTTCTTGATACAGGAACTGGCACGGGGGGGTGAGTGTTGAAGACGGAGGAGCAAAGAGCAAGCAAGATTCGTGCTTGGGTTCTGTCGACGTGCAGGCGTCGGGTGCAATCCCATCTGTCATCCAAGCCATCGGCAGAAGCAAGCTGCACAGGCGATTGGTGGCATGGGAATCTTTTACTCGATCGAaacaagggcaagaaggaaCTCTAAAATCCGATCCGCAACATCACGTCGTGGTTTTGTTTTAGTTTAGTTTCTTTCCTgtgagcggcggcggcggcggcgaactcCGTGGAGATGCGGTTTCCATTACGTCGCTCGGTTGCTACGTTGGATGTGCAGCGGATGAGCAGCACTGCGCAGGAAACGGCATGATGAGAGACAGGGGTTTGGCCAGGGGCCAGCGAAGCTTGATCGAAacccggcgccgaggtgtCCATTATTATCATTCTTCAGCGATGTTTATCCGATGCAGATGGAGAAGACAACGGGATCACGAAGCACGCACGGGTCACACGATGCCATTATGGCCAGGGCCCGAAACAAGCCGCAATGAACGCCGAGATTGATCACCGATTACCGGGGCCGGGTTCGCGTCTGGACAAGTGTCGAGGTATGCTCGGCTGGAGATGACTCGGTGCACGGGGACAGCGGGTGGGCTATGGCCGAGCCAGACGACCACCTTTGGGACAACTGGGCTGGACCGTCGCATGACACATGACGCTATCAAGTGGCAGAAACGATCGAGTAATAGCAACTTGTCGGTCAAGGGAAGTTTAGGTTCAAGCCGTCAttgaggccgaggcccaggcTAGAACCAATGCGAGGCTTCACCGGCTGAAGAGTCTGCacaaggaaaaggaaaagatgagaaggaagaaaggaaggCTAAAATCTCGCCCTCGGGACCGGGAGGCGCATAAAATGGCGGGTCAGATTCCCCAAAGTAGCGGTGTTTTACTCGATCATTACTCGATCAAAACTCCCAACTGAAGCTTGGACGACGCCTTAGAACCCCTTGGATCCCCTCAAAtgcaccggcggcggcagagccTGCGAAGAACAAGAGCCGATAGGCACACAAATCCGGGACAAGGCCTCGAAGCTAAAGGAGAcgaaggaggagcaggagcaggagcaaGCGCATCGGGGCTACCGACTAACATTCCGAGAACGGCCGACACCACTGCAGCGGGCTCCCACGAGGCAGGTGGTACGTATTTATCGCTGTAACCACTGACACGTGCCTCTTAATTCGCTAGCTGTGGGTGACTAAGCTCTCCCTCCAGGCGCCTAGATCGGGGAACGGCTGCGTCCGATGACGGGGCGGCCAATCAGGTTCTTCTGATAACAACATTCGAAGAAAAGATTCAGGGTCCCCGTCTCTCCCCCGACCTTCGTCTCCCTCATAGGAAAGTGAGAGAAGGGTTCGATAACGCACCCCACACAACTACACTTCGGCTAGGACACagaggccgacggcgcggTGCAGCCAGACTTGTTGGGATAGGCAACGGGCGATGAATAGTGGTCAACAACACGACAGCAGACTTGGCGGCGTGGAGGCGTCCTGGGACGGCCTCGGCTTGCTGAtccccccttcttcgccttgtGTGGCCGATCCTTGATACGCTCCTTTGTCCTTTGTCCTGTCAGAAGGCGTTGTTTATCTTATCGGGATCTGAAGATGGAAGCCCAGAAGAATGGATGGAAGGGAATGCCTGGTCTGGTATGGGGGGCCCGTCCCGCCGTCCACCTCTGTTTGGGCTCGGTGTGTGGTGGGCTGTGGATCGAACAACGGACGACTGTATTCTGAGTAAGATTCGAGACGGCggtccttcttttcctccttcttttcccccctgATTCCCTTTTcgttccctctctctctcttccttaGCCAGACTGTCTCTTCGTGGGCAACTCATGAGAGTATAGCATCAGTGTTCGGATACCCGAATAAACTCACCTTCACTTGCACGACTCATATCTATCTCACTAACCTCAATATCTCAAGCCACATCGTTCGTCTCTTATCTACCACACCATTTCCCCCGCCACCCCGCGATCAAGATAAGCTTCCACCCCCCCGATACCCTGgcccagaagaagcagcaacaAGCTGTCTGAGAACGTCTTTTCGTGGGGAAAGCTCTCCGAGACTCAACCACCTTTGCCTTATCGGGCCAGGACCTCCCCAAGCTCCAGGACGAGCTTATCGCGAACCCTCCCGACCCTCGTCACCATGACCGTCCCCCAAGACACTGCGCCGGCGCCCCTCGTGGTTCTCGTCTCAACACGCGCTGTCCTTACCTTTGCCGAAGATAACCTTGTCCTCACTCCCGCAACGATAACGGTCTCCCCAACCACCGGCAAGatcgtcgacatcgtccccgccgtcctccccAAGACCtccttcccggcctcggcgctCTACGTCAACTACGGCTCCAAGCTCCTGCTgcccggcctcgtcgacgctcACGTCCACCTCAATGAGCCCGGCCGCACCGAATGGGAGGGCTTCTGGACCGGCACGCGAGCCGCTGCCTCTGGTGGCGTGaccaccgtcgtcgacatgcCCCTCAACGCCATCCCGCCCACCACGACGGTGGCCGGcttcaaggagaagctcgccgCGAGTCGAGGCCAGTGCTGGGTGGATGTCGGCTTCtacggcggcgtcatccccGGGAACACAGATGACCTGTTGCCTCTagtcgaggccggcgtgAGAGGCTTCAAGGGCTTCCTCATCGAGTCGGGTGTAAGTCACACACTCACAAACACGCACATGCATATACACACCCAACCACAACCTCACCGAGCATGCTCTCCCAGAATATCCAACTCTTTGCTAAcccccatcctcctcccagGTTGACGAATTCCCCGCCGTCTCAGCGAAAGACGTGGCACTCGCCATGGAGAAGCTCAACGGCACGCCTACCACGCTCATGTTCCACGCCGAGATGATCCCCCCCATCGCCGACTCGGTGGGCGATGCCGTCCAGCAGTCCGAGCCGCCCCTGGCTCCCACCGGCGAGCTGCACTCTTACCAGACCTTCCTCGAgtcccgcccgccctcctTCGAGACATatgccgtcgaggagatccTGTCGCTCGCCCACCTCGCGCCGGATCTTCACCTGCATATCGTCCACCTCTCTGCTACCCAGGCCATCCCCCTTCTCAAGGAGGCCCGCCAGAGGGGCATCAACATTACCGCCGAGACGTGCTTCCACTACCTTGGCTTCGCGTCCGaggacatcgccgacggcgacaccCGCCACAAGTGCTGCCCGCCCATCCGCGAGCGCTCTAACCGCGACGGCCTGTGGGaagagctcgtcgccgaggactcGTGCATCAAGACCATCGTCTCGGATCATTCCCCTTGCACGCCCCAGCTGAAGCTCCTCCCTAGCCACCTCGAGGCCACGCCACTGCCGCCTTCCTTGCCGCCATCCCCCCCAGCCGAAGACGCCCACGCCACCAACATGCACCACTCGGACTCGGGCGTCGACATGACGATCCCTGGCGAGACCGTCGGCAAGAtcctcgccgagaagacgctcgaggacgctgccctggccgtcgccgacgccagctCGCGGGGAgacttcttcgccgcctGGGGCGGCATCTCCtccgttggcctcggcctgccgATCGTCTACACTGCCGCGAAggcgcgcgccgccgagaacccACAcgccacggcgccgtccatcgtcgacatcgtGCGCTTGTGCAGtcaggcgacggcgaagcagGTCGGCCTGGCGCACCGCAAGGGCGCGTTGCGGGTGGGCATGGACGCCGACATCTGCGTAtttgacgacgtcgacgcaTGGACGCTGCGGTCCGGCGACATGCGGTGGAAGAACCGCTGCTCGCCGTGGGAGGGCCACGAGTTCGCCGGCCGCGTTCGGGAGACGTGGGTCCGCGGCCGGAAGGTCTTTGAGTACGGCGGAGCGAACGGGGGCTTTGTCTGCGAGGGTCCGCTTGGCGAGGCTATTACCGAGAAGCGCGTGGCTTGAGAAGCAGAGTTGGTTCAATCATGTGAGATGTGGCATGGAGAAGAGTGATGGATTGGATAAGGCGCATTTTTCCGCGAGCGATGTCTTGGGTAGGCGCCATCGGTTTGGATGCATGGCGTTGGCTAGGTAGATTACGTGAATGATAAATACGATTTCAGCATGGCCTGACCTGCCTCGAGAAGGCTTCTTGGCCGACATATATTGTTTGTGGAATCATAACATCGAACGACTGGCTGAAGTGTCCGCCCGGAGAGCAATGAGAAACAGTGACGCCACTGTCGTCTGCAGCTGTTGTAGCCAGGGTTTCTATCCCATCTCGACCGACGGGATACAGGATCGTTTGTAGTACAGCAAGGTCTGGCCAAGGTGTCTAGTGGCAGCTCTGAGGTGACGGCGTTTCCACCTTGGCCGGGAGATATCCTCGTGCCGTCCCCGTCCAGACCAGACGCGCGTTGAGCCAGGAGACAATGTAATCAAGAACCTATGAAGGTTACGCTTCACCTTGCGCCCTGAGTCTGGCATACCTCAAAGTGTAGTCTCATAGAGCACCTAGAATAGTGACTGTACGATGTGACAGGAAGCAGGATTCCTTTCCTGTATCCGCACATGAGAAAGACCATTGTGGGTTATTGGTGGGATGAGATGACTGAAACAGTAATTTCGGGATCTATCTTGCATAAATGTGATAGAATTAATTGAAGCcgtgggagggggggttgtaGGTGATTCGACTAGATAGGCGTCATGCTGGTGTGAATCAACATAGCCTCATTCATCGCATCGCCTTTGGGAAACAGACCCACACAGAGCACGAATGTAAGCACTAAAACTCCAGTTGAGACCTTGTGGCTTGTACCTGGAACAAGAAGATTTCAGGCTGTTTCCAAGAGTAGCAAAAAGGAGCAGATTTGCTAAACTCCTGACAAAGTTTTGTTGCGTTCAATGCTATCTTTATTGGTGACCGTATACTGCTTTTGGCCTATATAGCTCCTCTAAGTaatcttcttcttcttttgtgAGAGTCTTCCCCTTTGCTTCAAGAGTATCTTCAACCTGTTCCATCTTCGTAAATCCCACGATAGGGCTGGTGACTCTCTTGCTGATCCAAGCCAGCGCAACATGGCTCATGGGCCAGCCTCTCTTttcggcgacctcggcgacccTGGCTCTGATGGCTAAGTCGGGCTCTAAATGCCCAAGTGAACCGCCAAATTTGCTTTCAAACTCCTCTCTCTTACTCAAAGCACGCCCTGCTGAAGAGGGCAGACGCGTAAGGCAGCCGTTGCAAAGTGGAGACCAAGGGATCAGGCCAACTCCCGTATCGTTGCAGTAACGGATCAtctccctttcttcttccctgtAGAGAAGATTATAGCAGTTCTGCATACTGATAAACATGGTCCATCCACGTGACTCGGCCGTGTGCTTTACTCATCACATATCAGCGATTCTGTGTGCATGGCGTCGATCGTCTAAGTTGACTTACTTGCATGCGGGCAAACTGGCATGCCCACATACTGCTTGCTCCAATATATCGCACTTTACCTGATCGGACAAGGTCATTCAGAGCTTGCAAGGTCTCTTCAACGGGCACAAGAGGGTCAAAACGATGGATTTGCAAGACGTCGATATAAGGCGTGTCGAGCCTACGAAGCGATGCTTCAACAGCGTTGAATattgccgccctcgagagTCCAAACATGTTTTGATAGTCCTTGGAGTTTTCTACGGGCATCAAAGCATGCTGAACGTCCTGGTCCTCGCCCACGGCGTAGAAACATTTGGTCATCAGGATGACTTTCTCTCGAGGTATGCCATACCTCTTCAGCGTCTTGCCAACGATAGCTTCCGACACGCCGTTGGAGTAAACATTGGCCGTGTCCCATGTGTTGATGCCCCTGTCGTACGCGGCTTTGAGGAGGCAGAcagcctcctcttcgtcgagTACCCAAGGTCGGATGCCGGAAGGGTCTCCGAAGCCCGCGCACCCGAAGATGGGGACTGAAATGCGGAGACCTGAGTTGCCTACTTGACGATATTCGCATTTCGTGGATCTCAACGACTCTGCCAAGCTTGGGGCAATAGTAACAGCAGAGTAGGTCATGATCGTAGTGAGATGTGGTTTCCTGACTGAAGGCGTGGTCCAAAAGGTGAGTGGAGAAAGCCGTCGTGGGGGAAGCGAGAGGACTGTACTCTGCACCTTTCTTTCTTGGGCAAGTGAGGAGTCCTGGCAACTGCTAATTTCACATGGTGATTGCGTTCAGCCTCCCGCCGAAGTAGGTGTGGTCACAAATCCCTCATTCACACGAGAAGGTTCTCAGAGTAAATAATTCGACGCAAAGCGTTAGTCCGAAAGCCTATGCAAGATGAAGGCTCAAATATAGACTAACCCGAAGAAAGCAAAAACAGTCTCTGAGTTTATCGTTGCATCATTGCCGACACCGGGTTGCCCTAGATATGGCTGTGGTGTAAAGAGTCTGCGTAAGAGATCCAGCGTTTGCTCGGCCTCCTGGTACATTAACCCCCATGCACTCTTTTCCGCGTGATCTTGTGGGGGTTTCGGCTCTCGTTCCGCTGAGGTAACTTTAACTTTCACATACTCGCTTGGCTTCACAGTCTTTGGTGCGAAATAAGAAGCCTTGGACAAGGTAAGAGCACGTGGATCCTGTAGGCGGTAACCTTGAAGACGCGGGACAACACAAGACGCGTGGAACTCATGAGTCAAGGTTGTCAAAGGTCGGACAAAGCTTCAAGAACGATGTAAAGCTTGACATAGAGTTTTGGTTCCCGGAAAACCGGTATGTTTTAGGAGCACTTCAGAAAACACTGTGTTCTGAAGGGGTTTATTGCATAAACCAGCCCATAACTTAAATTGTTGCCCGCTAGGATGCCATCCGACCGAACCACCGACGACATTGCCTGGCAACGCTATTTACCTGCATACACACTATGCATGTTCTTCGACAACCTTTACTACGAAAGAACAACCCCATGCATACGCACCCTGAGGTCACGGCTGGTCTAAGAAGATTCGACAGCCTGGTATGAAGATGTAAGCCCCAATGGGGCTGGCCTACAACTTGATCCTGGTCTACCTCCCCATGAACTCAAGGATATGTCGGCAAAATTCGACAAGCAGGTTGAGCTGTAACCAAAAGTGATAACAAGCAAGGTCCTTCATGTTTAAGGTTGCTTTTGACTCGCACGAAACTCCCGAAACATCGACCATTTTCGATTCGAGAACCGATAGTCACAGTGCATTGAAACGAAGCGGCTGTTGCGTTTAGATGCCCGTGGAAAGCATCGTAGATCAGAGACCTAGCCGCTGTAAATGTTGCAAGGAATGCGAATCTCGAGCCAAAACTTCTATAGAGTTGAGTTTTAGGGTGGTTGCTACTTAATGCATGCTCAGATTAGGCGGTGAATGGCTCTTGGGTGGGCGAGGGCAGATTGGAAGCTCGTAGTAACCATTACCCCATGTACCAAATGCTTGAGAAAGTACTTGAATATCCTTACTAGGCTTTCAGATTTCTTCCTATCCAATTGCACGATATCTCAAATTACCATGGACGACATCTGGAAATATTCGGTTGAGATTGACCGTGAAGTGGCTTTGTCTACAGGTTGCTTTACTAGTCTTGCCATTCGCATTCACCAGCGGAACGACCTGGCTGACGAAGCAACAAAACTTTCGATTCAGGACTGGGGCTCACATGTCGGTGATGGATGGGAGCGGAAGTCGGGCTCTTCGTGGAGTCCGGTTGGCAATTGGGGTGCCTTCATTTTCCCTGAATCGCTCCCTGAGCGCTTGGGTGTCATCACCTATCTCGCCAACATGGGAAACATCCATGATGGTAAGTGTCCTTACTATATTCATGCCTTAAAACTAATGAGGTGACGCAGACCTTTGTGATGACCTCACGTATGAGGAGGCTCTCAAGGAGCACAACAACCTCAGCCAAGCTATGGAGATCAGTGCCATAGCTCCCCACCAGGGACCTAAGGCACTTGATCGATccatgaagatgaagaagtaCATTTCCAAATGTCT is drawn from Colletotrichum destructivum chromosome 6, complete sequence and contains these coding sequences:
- a CDS encoding Putative polyprenyl synthetase, isoprenoid synthase domain superfamily, producing MQLRSGAAAVLRSTSSITSRSLLSSPASRCAQCRRIAPLDLRLPLTSALYHSSSRRSSAWGAAVSVASNMAANAVNRVIPKGDMHIDPLRTVAKEMKFLTGNIRKLLGSGHPSLDRVAKYYTQAEGKHMRPLIVLLMSRATALCPKGPRLHSGQAIGGVDTAISPPNILVDVNPSSPLTSAAPEPAEVDSDILPSQRRLAEITELIHTASLLHDDVIDHSVSRRGSPSANLEFGNKMAVLAGDFLLGRASVALARLRNSEVIELLATVIANLVEGEFMQLKNTEQDERRPVWSEETLTYYLQKTYLKTASLISKSCRASAILGGSDAASVEAAYAYGKNLGLAFQLVDDMLDYTRSEKELGKPAGADLELGLATAPLLFAWKTMPELGALVGRKFEQEGDVARARELVLQSDGIEQTRALAQDYSERAIAAISEFPDSEAKDGLVEMAVKALKRTK
- a CDS encoding Putative ATPase, vacuolar ER assembly factor, Vma12 is translated as MVRLTITPCITEGLQKLAEVRSNRDKSEGLDTKTNTAIQTTTSDAPSPSAATPEAEEPSLEKPIVGNPITHRQILDLFKELRSEGVDGFSLEGLLRGATIYIPPPPPKPEPSAEYKALMARLRREEEERTYQRMMKQPSRMEKFSQQFPSATTRAHAFAEVNRPMRESDNGDDEATLGDVQKQVMVILNFLISIIGVAATIWIAARWWNITARIFLTLAGSILVLVAEVAVYSGYVWRLTEAKTNRKEPEEIKEVMQTWVLGKDEDGGGKPGEEPTMLLNTKTQDTEEGIRRRLKGLS
- a CDS encoding Putative N-acetyltransferase ESCO, zinc-finger, translated to MSRFGLTLSRRTLRTYSKRLRLTEDESGPGPLMKKRKVDTEPATRTPDLPRLPPAQPAPPSSNIPKSSILSYFKPCRSSSATESSDLLSESDKLISTPPSPPPVSRKTKEPRRLRLRPSTPIYPSSDTTEDSTDHNEEYRDIDRPGLRKGLRSRTRSTRERWDTANVDGLGDEEEPKSSSVPKKTQVRPKPVATVQTTINLSSKPTFMECKTCRIVYNPLHPADVKYHSQRHAVFLRGRAKA
- a CDS encoding Putative dihydroorotase, metal-dependent hydrolase, composite domain superfamily; protein product: MTVPQDTAPAPLVVLVSTRAVLTFAEDNLVLTPATITVSPTTGKIVDIVPAVLPKTSFPASALYVNYGSKLLLPGLVDAHVHLNEPGRTEWEGFWTGTRAAASGGVTTVVDMPLNAIPPTTTVAGFKEKLAASRGQCWVDVGFYGGVIPGNTDDLLPLVEAGVRGFKGFLIESGVDEFPAVSAKDVALAMEKLNGTPTTLMFHAEMIPPIADSVGDAVQQSEPPLAPTGELHSYQTFLESRPPSFETYAVEEILSLAHLAPDLHLHIVHLSATQAIPLLKEARQRGINITAETCFHYLGFASEDIADGDTRHKCCPPIRERSNRDGLWEELVAEDSCIKTIVSDHSPCTPQLKLLPSHLEATPLPPSLPPSPPAEDAHATNMHHSDSGVDMTIPGETVGKILAEKTLEDAALAVADASSRGDFFAAWGGISSVGLGLPIVYTAAKARAAENPHATAPSIVDIVRLCSQATAKQVGLAHRKGALRVGMDADICVFDDVDAWTLRSGDMRWKNRCSPWEGHEFAGRVRETWVRGRKVFEYGGANGGFVCEGPLGEAITEKRVA